In Ipomoea triloba cultivar NCNSP0323 chromosome 15, ASM357664v1, one genomic interval encodes:
- the LOC116006153 gene encoding mitochondrial substrate carrier family protein B-like: protein MEARVGMSGRGGAVVDGGPGSFLPQHHHQRQKYHHFHTQQQQQPQNPQTQIGTVPQLLAGGIAGAFSKTCTAPLARLTILFQVQGMHSDVAMLSKPSICREALRIVNEEGFRAFWKGNLVTIAHRLPYSSVNFYAYEHYKKILKSIPGLDGNQGNASADVFVHFVGGGLAGMTAASATYPLDLVRTRLAAQRSAMYYQGISHAVRTICRDEGFFGLYKGLGATLLGVGPCIAISFSVYESLRSYWLAHRPDDPTILVSLTCGSLSGIASSTATFPLDLVRRRMQLEGAGGRARVYNTGLLGAFRHIVRTEGFRGFYRGIMPEYYKVVPGVGIVFMTYETLKKLLSESPFN, encoded by the exons ATGGAAGCCAGAGTAGGAATGTCTGGTCGCGGCGGCGCCGTAGTAGACGGCGGCCCCGGGTCGTTTCTGCCGCAGCACCACCACCAGCGTCAGAAATACCATCACTTCCACacgcagcagcagcagcagcctcAGAATCCGCAGACGCAAATTGGAACTGTGCCGCAGCTTCTCGCCGGCGGTATTGCCGGAGCTTTCAGCAAGACCTGTACTGCTCCCCTAGCTCGCCTCACCATTCTATTTCAG GTCCAAGGCATGCATTCAGACGTGGCAATGTTGAGCAAACCAAGTATATGCCGTGAGGCTTTGCGGATTGTTAATGAAGAAGGATTCAGAGCTTTTTGGAAGGGAAACCTTGTCACTATTGCTCATAGGCTTCCGTATTCTTCAGTCAATTTTTATGCCTATGAACACTACAAGAAA ATCTTGAAATCTATTCCTGGCCTGGATGGTAATCAGGGAAATGCGAGTGCAgatgtatttgtgcattttgtaGGTGGTGGGTTAGCTGGAATGACAGCTGCTTCTGCCACCTACCCATTGGATCTTGTTAGGACAAGGTTGGCAGCACAG AGGAGTGCCATGTATTATCAGGGCATTAGCCATGCTGTTCGTACCATTTGCAGAGACGAAGGCTTCTTTGGGCTGTATAAAGGACTTGGAGCAACATTATTG GGTGTTGGACCTTGTATCGCAATAAGTTTCTCTGTTTATGAATCACTGAGATCTTATTGGCTAGCTCACAG GCCTGATGATCCCACTATTCTCGTCAGTCTTACTTGTGGAAGTCTTTCTGGAATTGCATCATCCACTG CAACATTCCCTTTGGACCTTGTAAGGCGAAGAATGCAATTGGAAGGGGCTGGTGGTCGAGCGCGTGTGTATAACACTGGCTTACTCGGGGCATTTAGGCACATAGTTCGAACAGAAGGCTTTCGTGGGTTTTATAGAGGCATTATGCCCGAGTACTACAAAGTTGTACCTGGCGTGGGAATCGTATTCATGACATACGAGACGCTGAAGAAACTTCTATCTGAATCACCCTTCAACTAA
- the LOC116007261 gene encoding aldehyde oxidase GLOX-like, with protein MICVSTKFVVLVLIYVIHSITCPARGTLPGTWELLVPNAGIASMHTAVTHYNTVVLLDRTNIGPSKIRLPAHRCRNDPNEPILKKDCFAHSVVLDLKTNAIRPLEILTDTWCSSGQFLPDGTLLQTGGDLEGFRKIRKFFPCNASSFCDWVELKDVQLAEGRWYATNQRLPDGRVIIVGGRGAHSVEFFPPQNGAVPLPFLGEVEDDQLDNLYPYVHLLPNGHLFIFANTKAVMYDYVKNVFVRDFPVLDGGPRNYPSAGSSAMLALTGDYSSASIVICGGAEYGSYLQHITDSPAHTSCGRIEATGSDPVWEMEDMPFPRIMGDMVMLPTGDVMIINGAMKGTQGFGMASNPVLNPVLYRPDEPVGLRFMTLNPGTVPRMYHSTANLLPDGRILLAGSNPHVFYTFKGDFPTELKIEAFSPEYLSTDRANLRPVLVDLPEKVAFGEQFEAIVTVELPVVGIVEVNFASAPFATHSFSQGQRLVKAAVSSAIPKGAGKYKICCTAPPNGNVAPPGYYMVFAVNQGVPSVARWVQVTA; from the coding sequence ATGATTTGTGTTTCTACTAAGTTTGTTGTTCTGGTCCTCATCTATGTTATCCACTCTATCACATGTCCAGCACGTGGCACCCTCCCCGGCACTTGGGAGCTCCTTGTCCCTAACGCCGGCATTGCCTCCATGCACACCGCCGTCACCCACTACAACACCGTCGTCCTCCTCGACCGCACAAACATCGGCCCTTCCAAAATCCGCCTCCCCGCTCACCGTTGCCGCAACGACCCCAACGAACCCATTTTGAAAAAAGACTGTTTTGCCCACTCCGTCGTCCTCGACCTCAAAACCAACGCTATCCGCCCGCTAGAGATCCTCACCGACACGTGGTGCTCCTCCGGCCAGTTCCTCCCCGACGGCACTCTCCTCCAGACCGGCGGCGACCTCGAGGGGTTCCGGAAAATCCGGAAGTTTTTTCCGTGTAATGCGTCGTCGTTTTGCGATTGGGTGGAGCTTAAAGACGTCCAGCTCGCCGAAGGGCGGTGGTATGCTACTAATCAAAGACTCCCCGACGGCCGTGTTATTATTGTCGGTGGCAGGGGGGCCCACAGCGTGGAGTTTTTTCCTCCCCAAAACGGCGCCGTTCCTTTGCCTTTCCTCGGGGAAGTTGAGGATGACCAATTGGATAATCTTTACCCTTACGTTCACTTACTCCCAAACGGCCATCTTTTCATCTTCGCTAATACTAAGGCGGTAATGTATGATTATGTAAAGAATGTATTTGTCAGAGATTTTCCGGTGCTCGACGGCGGCCCCCGGAACTATCCCTCCGCCGGGTCGTCGGCGATGCTCGCGCTTACCGGGGATTATTCCTCTGCTTCTATTGTAATCTGCGGCGGAGCGGAATACGGGTCGTATTTACAGCATATTACGGATAGTCCGGCCCATACAAGCTGCGGGCGGATCGAGGCCACCGGGTCGGACCCGGTTTGGGAAATGGAGGATATGCCGTTCCCGAGGATTATGGGGGACATGGTAATGCTCCCCACCGGAGATGTCATGATCATCAATGGCGCAATGAAAGGTACCCAAGGTTTCGGAATGGCTTCCAACCCGGTTTTGAACCCGGTTCTATATCGACCCGATGAGCCCGTGGGGCTCCGGTTTATGACTCTGAATCCGGGTACGGTGCCCAGGATGTACCACTCCACCGCCAACCTATTACCCGACGGTAGAATCTTGCTCGCCGGAAGCAACCCGCACGTGTTCTACACGTTCAAAGGCGACTTCCCGACGGAACTAAAAATTGAAGCATTCTCGCCGGAGTATTTATCAACCGACAGGGCGAATCTTCGGCCTGTCCTGGTGGATTTACCGGAGAAAGTGGCGTTCGGAGAGCAATTTGAGGCAATTGTGACGGTGGAATTGCCGGTGGTTGGTATCGTGGAGGTGAATTTCGCCAGCGCACCATTCGCAACCCACTCGTTCTCTCAAGGACAACGGCTAGTTAAGGCGGCGGTGTCAAGTGCTATCCCTAAGGGCGCCGGTAAGTACAAGATATGCTGCACGGCGCCGCCGAACGGGAACGTGGCACCGCCGGGATATTACATGGTTTTTGCCGTAAACCAAGGAGTACCTAGCGTGGCACGGTGGGTCCAAGTAACCGCTTAA
- the LOC116007498 gene encoding protein MIZU-KUSSEI 1, with product MAKINALRRLFLPCFTPAAANHSLPITAAAATPKKRLSTSLRDDLDDLKARGRGSSYSNVGEDYSDPDSPTCGAASVSSYSAAAAAAQPRSSKTMVVGTIFGHRRGGHVWFCVQHDRLNTKPYLLLELSITATTLTQEMGGGLVRIALEFKDDDNGGGGAESELSRCPLHAIPLWTLFCNGRKLGFAVRRKPTQQTRLMLKTMQSISVGAGVIPSGSGFGPGDDPEELMYMRANYECIIGGADSESFHLINPDEGPGQEFSIYLLRSSNS from the exons ATGGCTAAGATCAACGCTCTCCGCCGCCTGTTTCTGCCGTGCTTCACGCCGGCCGCCGCCAACCACTCGCTGCCGATCACGGCGGCCGCCGCCACCCCCAAGAAGCGGCTGAGCACTTCTCTCCGGGATGATCTGGACGACCTGAAGGCGAGGGGGAGAGGGAGCAGTTATAGTAATGTAGGGGAGGATTATTCGGACCCGGATAGCCCGACGTGCGGCGCGGCTTCCGTGAGCTCGTactcggcggcggcggcggcggctcaGCCGCGGTCGTCCAAGACGATGGTGGTGGGGACCATCTTCGGGCACCGGCGCGGCGGCCACGTGTGGTTCTGCGTCCAGCACGACCGGCTCAACACCAAGCCGTATCTCCTCCTCGAGCTGTCCATCACCGCCACCACGCTGACGCAGGAAATGGGCGGCGGCTTGGTCCGCATCGCGCTGGAGTTCAAGGACGATGacaacggcggcggcggcgcggaATCGGAGCTGAGCCGATGCCCGCTCCACGCCATCCCGCTCTGGACCCTGTTTTGCAACGGGCGCAAACTCGGGTTCGCGGTTCGGAGAAAGCCCACGCAGCAGACCCGCCTCATGCTCAAGACAATGCAGTCGATATCAGTCGGGGCGGGCGTGATCCCGTCCGGGTCCGGGTTCGGGCCCGGCGACGACCCGGAAGAGCTCATGTACATGCGCGCCAATTATGAGTGCATAATCGGCGGCGCGGATTCCGAGTCGTTTCATTTGATCAACCCGGATGAAGGCCCGGGTCAAGAATTCAGTATCTACTTGCTCCGGTCTAG CAATTCTTAA